Proteins encoded by one window of Cryptococcus gattii WM276 chromosome K, complete sequence:
- a CDS encoding Protein-lysine N-methyltransferase, putative (Similar to TIGR gene model, INSD accession AAW46180.1) produces MFSFFGEESKLPASTVMVGSIAVKKQAPTRQQSSGSIAGPSKSSNVTPRHSHDSLKGASRSASAKSISKQGPSPSSNSTAKVKQDGRIKPPATPRTPASSSSPGRMKRKTPNVQVVESESSSGSESSDDALDPKSKRPKVTRKETGIDMPPLPGEEVVGRRVFCWDKVDMRGEWGRGWAGFVGCDEVVRGNVQGWANGGGGDGSKNLGKYRAFFPQEGFDRDGDFLPSVEVLYPAKGCREKFVLMVPSSDREFNPIGELRNTLRLILEHYIPPSHRHIFGTLAESLDISNPLSALPSRMTTPLPNLLVTPPPDPASPSPAFETSATSTPAPSSERQETISDMIRKSLAPNRRDGPLFVTAIERYNSAMQAIQEDGTLQQWLDEGMNGGKEIKVREWAALVDFVHDQAYSRVVGGYSHELEHHPKHPEEVSKAISGKEDAYGELRHAFMTKIIEQTKLGPDSVFVDLGSGVGNCILQASLQAGCRSYGFELLPVPAHCARLQVREVQRRWAMWALKGNLDVQVHEGDFRVHKEVGRRLREADVVLVNNEVFPSSLNMDLADMFLDLKEGAKIVSLKPFVPEGFRMNESNCDSFAAILRSTQHDYYRDWVSWKGEWGNYYVAVIDRSRRIKFEESMMGRASRRR; encoded by the exons ATGTTCTCGTTTTTCGGCGAAGAGTCCAAGTTACCAGCTTCGACCGTCATGGTCGGCAGCATTGCCGTCAAAAAGCAAGCTCCGACCCGCCAGCAGTCTTCAGGATCTATAGCTGGGCCGTCAAAATCCTCGAATGTAACTCCCAGACACTCGCATGATTCTCTCAAAGGGGCGTCGAGGTCAGCATCAGCAAAAAGCATATCGAAACAAGGACCAAGCCCTTCCTCAAACAGTACCGCGAAAGTGAAGCAAGATGGGCGTATCAAGCCCCCGGCCACACCTCGCACTCCTGCATCGTCATCTAGTCCTGGAAGGATGAAGCGAAAAACCCCGAACGTCCAAGTGGTCGAGTCTGAGTCCTCAAGTGGATCGGAATCAAGCGACGATGCTCTTGATCCTAAATCCAAGCGACCGAAAGTTACCCGAAAAGAGACTGGAATTGACATGCCGCCTCTACctggagaagaagttgTGGGCCGAAGGGTATTTTGTTGGGATAAGGTGGATATGCGAGGTGAATGGGGAAGGGGCTGGGCAGGGTTTGTGGGATGTGATGAGGTCGTTAGAGGGAACGTGCAAGGATGGGCGAACGGAGGAGGTGGGGATGGAAGCAAGAATTTGGGGAAATATAGAGCGT TCTTTCCCCAAGAGGGCTTTGATAGAGATGGGGACTTTCTACCGTCAGTGGAAGTGCTTTACCCCGCCAAAGGTTGCCGAGAAAA ATTTGTTCTTATGGTGCCCTCATCGGACAGGGAGTTTAATCCCATTGGTGAACTTCGAAATACTTTAAGATTAATACTGGAAC ACTACATACCTCCATCCCATCGTCATATATTCGGAACTCTGGCCGAGTCACTGGACATTTCCAACCCACTCTCGGCTTTGCCATCACGTATGACGACCCCTCTTCCTAACTTACTCGTGACACCACCGCCCGATCCTGCTTCTCCTTCGCCGGCTTTTGAAACTTCCGCCACTTCTACTCCTGCACCATCCTCCGAAAGACAAGAAACTATCTCAGACATGATACGGAAATCCCTTGCGCCTAACCGTCGAGATGGTCCTCTATTCGTGACCGCCATTGAACGGTACAATTCGGCTATGCAAGCTATACAAGAGGATGGGACATTGCAACAATGGTTAGATGAGGGTATGAATGGTGGAaaagaaatcaaagtcAGAGAATGGGCTGCATTAGTTGACTTTGTGCATGATCAAGCCTACTCCAGGGTTGTAGGTGGATATAGCCATGAGTTGGAGCATCATCCCAAGCATCCCGAAGAGGTATCAAAGGCCATCAGCGGGAAGGAAGATGCTTATGGAGAATTGAGGCATGCGTTTATGACCAAGATCATAGAACAAACGAAGCTTGGACCTGATTCTGTCTT TGTCGATCTCGGTAGTGGTGTCGGCAATTGCATACTTCAAGCATCCCTTCAAGCAGGTTGCAGAAGCTATGGTTTTGAACTCTTACCCGTTCCCGCTCACTGTGCTCGTCTACAAGTGCGAGAGGTACAGAGGAGATGGGCTATGTGGGCATTGAAAGGAAATTTGGACGTGCAGGTGCACGAGGGAGACTTTAGGGTCCACAAGGAGGTTGGTCGACGACTGAGGGAAGCTGATGTTGTA CTGGTGAATAACGAAGTGTTTCCGTCATCATTGAATATGGACCTTGCGGATATGTTCCTCGATTTGAAGGAAGGTGCAAAGATTGTCAGTCTCAAACCCTTTGTGCCAGAAGGTTTCAGAATGAATGAAAGTAAC TGCGACTCTTTCGCTGCTATCCTTCGATCTACCCAGCACGACTACTACCGAGACTGGGTCTCATGGAAAGGCGAATGGGGCAACTATTATGTGGCTGTCATTGATCGATCGAGAAGGATCAAGTTTGAAGAGAGTATGATGGGAAGGGCATCCAGAAGACGTTGA
- a CDS encoding Hypothetical protein (Similar to TIGR gene model, INSD accession AAW46183.1; CNK02260) has translation MLAPPQRSKRRRSPSPSLEPEISDLASPLDILLKRRKKEQHQHFGLPDSPNCGPLVSPVHTYDQDYFNYYQNAQAESSSAAQLKPGLEMGVERRRTKQWERINAPPNGMLQHQQQYHHQQYHHPQGHLATPVTHAAQTAESSPRYPFATPLPVHHASNTAPLMSSSPVRNQPPSSSPFREKVENMQQEQWIDGEEMRREWGEAYTEQNSLLHNLHLARLNTTVRPHSSPRSRSHPSHAYRSPNPSSSTLFSPARTSTSPYIQQTPYPQSSPYTPARPPPPLHTHSYTSHYGMNGKMGDDEDMNDESEVEIEVKKRYEETNRLLCELAVVRRQRWGEAEV, from the exons ATGCTCGCACCTCCCCAACGTTCCAAAAGGCGACGCTCgccatctccatctttAGAACCAGAGATATCAGATCTTGCATCTCCATTGGATATCCTCCTCAAACGGCGGAAGAAGGAGCAGCACCAGCACTTTGGCCTGCCAGATTCTCCCAATTGTGGCCCTCTTGTGTCTCCTGTGCATACCTATGATCAAGACTATTTCAATTACTATCAGAATGCTCAAGCAGAAAGCAGTTCGGCGGCGCAATTAAAGCCGGGGTTGGAGATGGGTGTAGAGCGGAGAAGGACCAAGCAGTGGGAGAGGATCAACGCTCCGCCGAATGGCATGCTTCAACACCAGCAACAATATCACCACCAACAATATCACCACCCACAAGGACATCTAGCGACTCCTGTCACCCACGCGGCACAAACAGCTGAATCTTCTCCTCGTTATCCATTTGCAACACCGCTTCCCGTTCATCACGCGAGTAACACAGCACCGCTCATGTCATCTTCCCCTGTACGAAACCAACCGCCGtcgtcttctcctttccGGGAAAAGGTGGAAAATATGCAGCAGGAGCAATGGATAGACggagaagagatgagaCGGGAATGGGGTGAAGCGTATACTGAGCAAAACTCGCTGCTTCACAACCTA CATTTGGCTCGGCTCAACACCACTGTCCGACCTCATTCATCTCCACGATCACGTTCTCATCCCTCACATGCGTATCGTTCTCCTAACCCATCGTCGTCTACTCTTTTCTCTCCTGCTCGAACATCAACGTCACCTTATATCCAGCAAACACCATACCCCCAGTCATCTCCATACACTCCAGCACGtcctcctccgcctctCCATACACATTCCTATACCAGCCACTATGGAATGAATGGGAAAAtgggagatgatgaagatatGAATGATGAAAGCGAGGTCGAAATAGAAGTGAAAAAGAGATATGAAGAAACAAACCGACTGCTGTGTGAACTGGCTGTGGTGAGGAGGCAAAGATGGGGTGAAGCGGAAGTATAA
- a CDS encoding Hypothetical protein (Similar to TIGR gene model, INSD accession AAW46182.1; CNK02250): protein MATGFQPAETFISFGQSASPPSKDNEVSSSARKGKRKASDTPAPGEKQTKKKKKDKKKKGNKKLQPAEQPDKKDGLPGLSKKQKKALKEQEHKARNGDRKRGNNRGIEAGPRNKKEEEKAAERHAPWTELVDVDLCRDPVDLLTEEINAFYKYVSPTREEFEVRLFMIELITRTINKLWPEAEVTPFGSWQTQLYLPQGDIDLVVAHKYLSDANKQRLLAELGKAMRQANITDVVAIIARARVPIIKFVTLEGKSHVFSLAYLTKQEGIGKINVDISLNQGNGVTAGKIINQYLDALPGARQLILIVKYFLSQRSMNEVYTGGLGSYSVICMVISFLQLHPKLRRSEINPELNLGTLLIEFFELFGRNFNYNDVGISIRRGGFYFSKASRGWMKGQSFLLSIEDPQDKDNDISGGSFGIRQVRNTLGGAYELLSMRLFEIAEEMNRNARGGRRGTSWKDKDGDDWSILGGVMGITKETLKQRNELTRIHLQGRLHHKLSIPLGADPKPYVQNYRPPPVISVPSVNDHGRGASSPPPPAESSRRNKKDVGAIMVEDDELGSDDDDSGSDSDTSYSSSDSDDSDSDPVAISPPRIKSRSTSHLAQEDISDTDSDEIVEIPQLFESSRRGKRSLGDSEPSEDEIEVLSNPPEESRYAGGKGKGKTKVKDAFRPPTPPLPGQEGQLSDSSRPPTPPLPHGEEEEEKGEIDSDEEALRRILAESDGDLGSEDEIGKEWEGAIQVDSDSDEEEKNGRKKSKREIGSAARRAFWAAKGGNRLGQGSGDISD from the exons ATGGCGACAGGTTTCCAACCAGCTGAGACATTTATATCATTTGGACAGTCAGCTTCTCCACCATCGAAAGATAACGAAGTATCCAGCAGCGCCCGCAAAGGAAAGCGAAAAGCCTCAGACACTCCAGCTCCAGGAGAGAAGCAaacaaagaagaagaagaaggacaagaagaaaaagggtAACAAAAAGTTACAGCCTGCTGAACAACCAGACAAGAAAGACGGCCTGCCTGGTCTGAGCAAaaagcagaagaaggcgtTAAAGGAGCAAGAGCACAAGGCGCGTAACGGTGACCGGAAGAGGGGTAATAATAGAGGCATAGAAGCCGGACCCAGAAAtaagaaggaggaagaaaaggcgGCTGAGAGGCATGCTCCATGGACAGAACTGGTAGATGTGGACCTGTGTCGTGATCCTGTCGATCT TCTCACTGAAGAAATCAACGCATTCTACAAGTATGTCTCCCCGACGAGAGAGGAGTTTGAGGTCCGACTGTTCATGATTGAATTGATCACTCGAACTATCAACAAGCTTTGGCCGGAAGCTGAAGTCACGCCCTTTGGATCATGGCAAACCCAACTATATCTTCCTCAAGG TGATATTGATCTGGTTGTGGCCCATAAGTACCTTTCGGACGCCAACAAGCAGCGTCTTTTGGCCGAATTGGGTAAGGCTATGAGGCAAGCCAATATCACCGACGTCGTTGCTATCATCGCTCGTGCCAGAGTGCCCATCATTAAATTTGTCACGCTCGAAGGTAAGTCGCATGTCTTTTCTCTAGCGTATTTGACTAAGCAAGAGGGCATAGGCAAGATCAACGTCGACATATCCCTCAACCAAGGCAATGGCGTTACCGCTGGAAAAATCATTAATCAATACCTCGACGCTCTTCCCGGTGCTCGGCAGCTCATCCTTATCGTCAAATACTTTCTCAGTCAACGATCAATGAACGAAGTGTATACTGGCGGTCTTGGAAGTTATTCTGTCATTTGCATGgtcatctccttccttcaa CTCCATCCCAAACTTCGTCGGTCAGAAATAAATCCCGAGCTCAATCTCGGCACCCTCCTTATAGAGTTCTTTGAGCTCTTTGGCCGGAACTTCAACTACAATGATGTTGGTATCTCCATTCGACGCGGAGGTTTCTACTTTTCCAAAGCAAGTAGGGGGTGGATGAAAGGGCAAAGTTTTCTATTGAGTATCGAGGACCCTCAAGATAAAG ACAACGACATTTCTGGTGGATCCTTTGGTATTCGTCAAGTGCGAAATACCCTTGGAGGTGCTTACGAGCTCCTCAGTATGCGCCTCTTTGAGATTGCGGAAGAGATGAACCGCAATGCTCGTGGTGGTAGGAGAGGTACATCATGGAAGGACAAGGATGGAGACGACTGGAGTATCCTTGGTGGTGTTATGGGTATCACAAAAGAA ACGCTCAAGCAACGCAACGAGCTCACTCGAATTCATCTTCAAGGTCGACTGCATCACAAACTTTCTATCCCTTTAGGGGCGGATCCCAAACCATACGTCCAGAACTACCGCCCACCTCCTGTTATCTCCGTTCCCTCTGTTAATGACCATGGACGTGGCGCCTCCTCACCGCCCCCACCTGCCGAATCAAGTAGGAGAAATAAAAAAGATGTTGGCGCTATCATGGTCGAGGACGACGAACTCGGATCCGACGATGAtgatagtggtagtgaCAGCGACACGTCCTATTCCTCCTCAGATTCTGACGATTCTGACAGCGATCCCGTCGCCATCTCCCCACCCAGAATCAAGTCCCGTTCGACGTCGCATCTCGCACAAGAAGATATATCTGATACCGACTCAGACGAGATTGTCGAAATCCCTCAGCTGTTTGAATCCTCaagaaggggaaaaagATCGCTGGGCGACAGTGAGCCTTCAGAGGATGAGATTGAGGTTCTTTCAAATCCTCCAGAAGAATCTCGTTATGCCGGTGGCAAGGGTAAAGGCAAGACAAAAGTCAAGGACGCTTTCCGGCCCCCAACCCCGCCTCTTCCCGGTCAAGAAGGCCAACTGTCCGATTCATCTCGTCCCCCTACACCGCCCCTACCAcatggagaagaagaggaagagaagggcGAAATAGATTCTGATGAAGAAGCACTCCGCCGGATTCTTGCCGAGTCTGACGGTGATCTGGGGTCCGAGGATGAAATTGGAAAGGAATGGGAAGGTGCAATCCAGGTAGATTCGGACagtgatgaggaagagaagaacggtcgaaagaagagcaagagaGAGATCGGAAGTGCGGCGAGGAGAGCCTTCTGGGCTGCAAAGGGAGGCAACAGGCTGGGGCAAGGTTCTGGGGATATAAGTGACTAG
- a CDS encoding Large subunit ribosomal protein L3, putative (Similar to TIGR gene model, INSD accession AAW46181.1) — protein MSHRKYEEPRHGSLAFLPKKRAARHRGRCKAFPKDDPKKPVHLTAVMGYKAGMTHIVRDLDRPGSKMHKREVVEAVTVIETPPMVVVGAVGYVETPRGLRSLTTVWAEHLSDEVKRRFYKNWYRSKKKAFTRYAKKHSENSGASVARELERIKKYCTVVRVLAHTQISKTGLQQKKAHLMEIQVNGGSVADKVDFARSHFEKTVEVGSVFEQDECIDIIGVTKGHGYEGVTARWGTTRLPRKTHRGLRKVACIGAWHPSNVMFSVARAGQRGYHSRTSMNHKIYRIANGASGSSGSTEFDLTKKDITPMGGFVRYGVVKNDFVMIKGTCVGPVKRIVTLRKALRTHTSRAHTEKVSLKFIDTSSNFGHGRFQDAAEKNAFLGQLKIKSDA, from the exons ATGTCTCACAGGAAGTACGAAGAGCCCCGACACGGTTCCCTTGCCTTCC TTCCCAAGAAGCGTGCCGCCCGACACAGGGGTCGATGCAAGGCGTTCCCCAAG GACGACCCCAAGAAGCCCGTTCACCTCACCGCCGTCATGGGCTACAAGGCCGGTATGACTCACATTGTCCGTGACCTCGACCGACCCGGATCCA AGATGCACAAGAGGGAAGTTGTTGAGGCCGTTACCGTTATTGAGACCCCTCCTATGGTCGTTGTCGGTGCCGTCGGTTACGTTGAGACTCCTCGAGGCTTGAGGTCTTTGACCACTGTTTGGGCTGAGCACCTCAGTGACGAGGTTAAGAGGAGATTCTACAA GAACTGGTACCGAtccaagaagaaggccTTCACCAGGTACGCCAAGAAGCACTCTGAGAACTCAGGTGCTTCCGTTGCCCGAGAGCTCGAGCGAATCAAGAAGTACTGCACTGTTGTCCGAGTCCTCGCCCACACTCAGATCTCCAAGACTGGTTTGCAACAGAAGAAGGCTCATCTTATGGAAATTCAGGTCAACGGTGGTTCCGTCGCCGACAAGGTTGACTTCGCCAGGTCTCACTTCGAAAAGACCGTTGAGGTTGGCTCCGTTTTCGAGCAGGACGAGTGCATTGACATCATTGGTGTCACCAAGGGTCACGGTTACGAGGGTGTTACCGCTCGATGGGGTACTACCCGTCTCCCCAGGAAGAC CCACCGAGGTCTCCGAAAGGTCGCCTGTATCGGTGCTTGGCATCCTTCCAATGTCATGTTCTCCGTGGCTCGTGCCGGTCAGCGAGGTTACCACTCTCGTACTTCGATGAACCACAAGATCTACCGTATCGCCAACGGTGCTTCTGGTTCTTCGGGCTCTACTGAGTTTGACCTCACCAAGAAGGACATCACCCCCATGGGTGGTTTCGTTCGATACGGTGTTGTCAAGAACGACTTCGTCATGATCAAGGGCACTTGCGTTGGTCCCGTTAAGCGAATCGTCACCCTCCGAAAGGCTCTCCGAACTCACACTTCTCGTGCCCACACCGAGAAGGTCAGCCTCAAGTTCATCGACACCTCCTCCAACTTCGGTCACGGTCGATTCCAGGATGCCGCTGAGAAGAACGCGTTCCTCGGTCAGCTCAAGATCAAGTCTGACGCTTAA
- a CDS encoding Grpe protein, putative (Similar to TIGR gene model, INSD accession AAW46179.1), whose amino-acid sequence MNPRSLTTAVRSFTCSVPLRPALSAARTFTPQLQARAYSEEKEFHEKEDKRIADLEAAKAESDKKAAEFEEKVKELTKEMQYLRADVQTAVRRSAEEKAKASEFAISSFARALLDTADVLSTALKHVPQPIPAENKDLQSLHTGVELTHKALLKTFESHGVKKLENLKGEQFDPNMHEALFTVPQAIAPKKDNGEPHGPNEIFDVSKEGWTIGSRVLRPAQVGVVASE is encoded by the exons ATGAACCCCAGATCACTCACCACCGCCGTCCGATCCTTCACCTGCAGTGTCCCCCTTCGACCTGCTCTCTCTGCCGCCCGAACTTTTACGCCTCAACTTCAAGCGCGAGCTTACAGCGAAGAGAAGGAGTTCCACGAGAAGGAGGACAAGCGGATAGCTGATCTCGAGGCTGCCAAGGCCGAGTCAGACAAGAAAGCTGCCGAGTTTGAGGAAAAGGTCAAGGAGTTGACG AAAGAGATGCAATATCTCCGTGCAGACGTTCAGACTGCCGTTCGAAGGTCAGCCGAGGAGAAGGCCAAAGCGTCTGAATTTGCCATTTCCTCTTTCGCCCGCGCTCTCCTGGACACCGCCGACGTTCTCTCCACTGCTCTCAAGCACGTCCCACAGCCCATTCCCGCCGAGAACAAGGACCTCCAATCCCTCCACACTGGTGTCGAGCTTACCCACAAGGCCCTTCTCAAGACTTTTGAGTCACACGGTGTGAAGAAGCTTGAAAACTTGAAGGGCGAGCAGTTTGACCCCAACATGCACGAGGCTTTGTTCACTGTTCCTCAAGCGATTGCTCCCAAAAAGGACAACGGCGAGCCTCACGGTCCCAACGAAATTTTCGACGTAAGCAAAGAGGGTTGGACAATTGGTTCTAGGGTTTTGAGGCCAGCGCAAGTCGGTGTCGTGGCTTCGGAGTAA
- a CDS encoding Hypothetical Protein (Similar to TIGR gene model, INSD accession AAW46185.1) has translation MPQRDSYSWYPPKSPLSLSPSYPRPPSGTSDFDNEDRPFQYSTAGPPTVYSELETAWSQPSHMQPRTAGSPAPPLPIPRRSKNDVIPPESPLDGIQDDDDDNKDDVDDLYYRSDWEEEPKTSATGWSRSSWAGPTTGGTHLTHFSKLGGIMEDEEEWIPPVPARTSNQLMPPRVSAPPERVRYRGVEYAVDQREVMDSPGEMTPAAYRDRDRNSMSSMIGARMENDDEAPRNLSMAQRQSTLPSILNLDDLVKKPAAPPAGKDEQHIFNAYQTQPHFQSQDPFADSPTDDAPQDDQGLTRHRSPYAAQTTPDLTKTYNRGHGPGLGSSPKLLTPEAHQKLGRMSVATARYTLPPQRNPGNVLRLPFHNSGWSKGDDDNGLAPLLSLSAPRRFYLTYRVFILPLLTLTSALILTMCNTTSSSSLSGFVKIANGVFQGTQGGNGTGTGDGAALGVWGWCVLGVDAPECETYNTGDFKNESGSFTIPGTATLSNLSSLLITLTTLTWLLASFQIVTAFLHFYLFFALSFPLSHLVSFPATRQPREEVDMRVKCERPPYEECLWVWWAWWGHRRAPVGWILGLLVGGLSLATVGTISFCRGRVADRVSLE, from the exons ATGCCGCAACGGGACTCATATTCCTGGTATCCACCAAAATCCCCACTCTCTCTTTCGCCATCTTATCCCCGACCGCCTTCTGGAACTTCCGATTTTGATAATGAAGATCGACCATTCCAATATTCAACAGCTGGCCCGCCTACAGTCTACTCGGAGTTGGAAACAGCTTGGTCCCAGCCTAGCCACATGCAACCTCGTACCGCTGGATCCCCGGCACCCCCGTTACCCATCCCCCGTCGAAGCAAGAACGATGTTATTCCACCAGAAAGCCCTTTGGATGGCATACaagatgatgacgatgacaATAAAGATGACGTTGACGATCTGTACTATCGGAGTGATTGGGAGGAAGAACCCAAGACGAGTGCCACTGGTTGGAGTCGGTCTTCTTGGGCTGGACCGACGACAGGAGGTACCCATCTGACGCATTTCTCGAAACTCGGCGGCATCATggaggacgaagaggagtGGATCCCGCCAGTTCCTGCTAGAACATCCAATCAGCTGATGCCTCCGCGAGTATCGGCGCCTCCGGAACGCGTGCGGTACAGAGGGGTGGAATATGCAGTTGATCAAAGAGAGGTGATGGATAGTCCTGGTGAGATGACTCCGGCTGCGTATCGTGATAGGGATAGGAATAGCATGTCCTCCATGATAGGAGCGAGGATggagaatgatgatgaagctCCAAGGAACCTTTCCATGGCTCAAAGACAGTCCACTTTGCCTTCCATCCTTAATCTGGACGATCTCGTCAAAAAACCAGCAGCCCCGCCGGCGGGCAAGGATGAACAACACATCTTCAACGCATACCAAACCCAACCTCACTTCCAATCCCAAGACCCCTTTGCAGATAGTCCAACTGACGACGCACCACAAGACGATCAAGGACTTACTCGTCATCGATCGCCCTATGCCGCGCAGACTACACCTGACTTGACAAAAACATACAACCGCGGCCATGGCCCCGGTCTTGGCTCATCGCCAAAGCTGCTTACTCCTGAAGCACATCAGAAATTGGGAAGAATGTCGGTAGCCACGGCACGTTATACCTTACCGCCTCAACGTAATCCTGGCAATGTCCTGAGACTCCCGTTTCACAACAGTGGGTGGTCGAaaggtgatgatgataatGGCCTCGCACCgcttctttccctctctgCACCGCGCCGCTTTTACCTGACTTATCGGGTTTTTATTTTACCACTACTAACTTTGACAAGTGCACTTATTCTGACCATGTGCAACACTACGTCGTCCAGTTCGCTGAGTGGATTTGTCAAAATAGCAAATGGTGTATTCCAAGGAACGCAAGGTGGTAATGGAACTGGAACGGGGGATGGTGCCGCTCTAGGAGTTTGGGGGTGGTGTGTGCTGGGTGTAGACGC TCCGGAATGTGAAACGTATAACACTGGTGACTTCAAGAATGAATCTGGTTCATTCACCATCCCGGGGAC TGCGACCTTATCCAACCTTTCCTCCCTTCTCATTACCCTCACCACCCTCACTTGGCTCCTCGCCTCTTTCCAAATCGTCACCGcctttctccacttttacctcttcttcgcactttctttccctctctcccaTCTCGTATCATTTCCAGCTACTAGACAGCCaagggaagaggttgaCATGAGAGTTAAATGTGAGAGACCGCCATATGAAGAGTGTTTGTGGGTTTGGTGGGCTTGGTGGGGTCATAGAAGGGCTCCTGTAGGGTGGATTTTGGGACTTTTAGTTGGCGGGTTAAGTCTAGCCACTGTGGGAACCATCTCTTTCTGTCGAGGTCGCGTAGCTGATAGAGTCAGTTTGGAATGA
- a CDS encoding Hypothetical Protein (Similar to TIGR gene model, INSD accession AAW46184.1) translates to MGAFMPLVTHFLTADTFISSVMYFVKIKSNISTLLNPPDPSPTVLMLPSSSKPMQHIRQTNGGSFFAPQQPTVMSDTGYTANLHDGYAAYGYAEEGMGAKVRLDADAPVPPAEPLDPETIRWVLAYPTDPELTSLISSLRANKLNDDFLLSSVGLLYLRPETDEEQALLVPPMGVIRKELIEDAHLDPSPYSEQVSVGDLAHNNIEVMVATLGDTFWWNGLARDCQEYVEKCQVCKERKRKEKIEPQDGMTPVPWTGVTGWTQGMTAVGESEMAAEMAVAMRKAAEQADKTKL, encoded by the exons ATGGGAGCATTTATGCCGCTTGTCACTCACTTCTTGACCGCTGACACATTCATTTCTTCTGTCATGTACTTTGTCAAAATT AAATCAAATATTTCTACTCTCCTCAATCCCCCTGACCCTTCACCGACTGTCCTCATGCTTCCTTCCTCGTCCAAACCAATGCAACATATCCGCCAGACAAACGGCGGCTCATTTTTTGCACCGCAGCAACCTACTGTGATGAGCGACACAGGTTACACAGCCAACCTTCATGATGGATATGCAGCGTATGGGTATGCggaagaagggatgggGGCAAAAGTACGGCTCGATGCCGATGCACCTGTCCCACCAGCTGAACCACTCGATCCCGAGACGATTCGATGGGTATTGGCTTATCCCACTGATCCCGAGCTCACTTCGCTCATTTCTTCCCTTCGTGCCAATAAGCTCAACGATGACTTTTTGCTTTCCTCCGTTGGATTGCTTTATCTACGACCAGAAACGGACGAGGAGCAAGCACTCTTGGTTCCGCCAATGGGAGTGATTAGGAAAGAGCTGATAGAGGATGCGCACCTCGATCCGTCTCCGTATTCAGAACAAGTGTCAGTAGGCGACTTGGCTCACAATAACATTGAAGTCATGGTAGCGACTTTGGGAGATACTTTTTGGTGGAATGGTTTGGCGCGGGATTGTCAAGAGTATGTCGAGAAATGTCAAGTGTGTaaagagagaaagagaaaggaaaagattGAGCCGCAAGACGGGATGACACCGGTGCCGTGGACAGGTGTCACTGGTTGGACGCAGGGGATGACAGCGGTGGGAGAAAGTGAAATGGCCGCAGAGATGGCGGTGGCAATGAGAAAGGCGGCTGAGCAGGCAGATAAGACTAAGTTGTAG